In a genomic window of Sulfurimonas denitrificans DSM 1251:
- a CDS encoding type II secretion system protein produces the protein MKLSSAFTLIELIFVIIVLSILASIALPKFANIKEMTDLAKGRADLATIRAAIANERSQQVIKGTYTYMLKLSSGTMLFNGDGTRTLLKYPMRAGTSSGEWYRDNDTTYRFKIGAKTTLFTYNPANGMFNCNTSDSGTDCKALAN, from the coding sequence ATGAAATTATCTTCTGCTTTTACTCTTATAGAACTTATTTTTGTTATTATTGTGCTTAGTATATTAGCTAGTATTGCTCTACCTAAATTTGCAAATATAAAAGAGATGACAGACTTGGCAAAAGGTCGTGCAGATTTAGCAACGATTCGTGCAGCAATTGCAAATGAGAGGTCGCAACAAGTTATAAAAGGCACCTATACATACATGTTAAAGCTCTCATCTGGCACGATGCTATTTAATGGTGATGGGACAAGAACACTGCTTAAGTATCCAATGAGAGCAGGAACATCTTCAGGTGAGTGGTACAGAGATAATGATACGACATATAGATTTAAAATTGGTGCAAAAACAACACTATTTACTTATAATCCAGCAAATGGAATGTTTAATTGTAATACTAGTGATAGTGGAACTGATTGCAAAGCTTTGGCAAATTAA
- the panC gene encoding pantoate--beta-alanine ligase, producing MKIISNPLELKEYLKDEKRSIGFIPTMGALHEGHIALIKKAKEQNELVVVSIFLNPTQFLKGEDLDKYPKKDEADRQICKLCGVDILFFPHVDGIYGSDEVSLLAPKIRGFVLEGQSRPSHFNGVLTVVMKLLNIVRPKRAYFGKKDAQQLNLISLMVKQLFMSVEIVAVDTVREKDGLALSSRNAYLTPAQRQEALKIATSLRSATAMVMRGIFDSELIIANMREILSPLDISYVAIVNREFTELKRVEIGNSVILVEASLGSTRLLDNIWL from the coding sequence ATGAAGATTATTTCTAATCCCCTAGAGCTAAAAGAGTATCTTAAAGATGAGAAGCGCTCTATTGGTTTTATCCCAACAATGGGCGCTTTACATGAGGGTCATATTGCACTCATAAAAAAAGCAAAAGAGCAAAATGAGCTTGTTGTTGTATCTATATTTTTAAATCCTACACAATTTTTAAAAGGCGAAGATTTAGACAAATATCCCAAAAAAGATGAAGCTGACAGACAAATATGTAAGCTTTGCGGAGTTGATATACTTTTTTTTCCACATGTAGATGGTATTTACGGCTCTGATGAAGTCTCACTGCTGGCTCCAAAGATAAGAGGGTTTGTTTTAGAGGGGCAAAGCAGACCTAGCCATTTTAATGGCGTACTAACAGTTGTTATGAAACTCTTAAATATCGTAAGACCAAAAAGAGCCTATTTTGGAAAGAAGGATGCTCAACAGCTAAATCTAATCTCTTTAATGGTTAAACAACTTTTTATGAGTGTAGAGATTGTCGCAGTGGATACTGTTAGGGAAAAGGATGGATTAGCCCTTAGTAGTAGAAACGCATATTTAACGCCAGCTCAAAGGCAAGAGGCTCTAAAAATAGCTACATCTTTAAGAAGTGCGACGGCTATGGTTATGAGAGGTATTTTTGATTCAGAACTTATAATAGCAAACATGAGAGAGATTTTATCACCTTTAGATATCTCTTATGTTGCTATTGTGAACCGTGAATTTACTGAGCTTAAGAGAGTAGAGATAGGAAATAGTGTGATTTTAGTTGAGGCTAGCCTCGGGAGTACTAGGCTGCTCGATAATATTTGGCTTTAA
- the fliE gene encoding flagellar hook-basal body complex protein FliE translates to MSPIDGISGISSAELLKQKSKVEGAGGEDFANHLKSAINEVNELQQNSELALGDMATGQVKDLHQAALAIGKAETSMKLMLEIRNKALSAYKELSRTQL, encoded by the coding sequence ATGAGTCCAATTGATGGAATTTCTGGCATATCATCTGCCGAACTATTAAAACAAAAAAGTAAAGTTGAGGGCGCTGGTGGCGAAGATTTTGCAAACCATCTAAAATCAGCCATAAACGAAGTAAATGAGCTTCAACAAAATAGTGAACTCGCTCTTGGTGACATGGCTACTGGACAGGTTAAAGACCTTCATCAAGCCGCACTTGCTATTGGTAAAGCTGAGACAAGCATGAAACTTATGCTTGAAATTAGAAATAAAGCGCTAAGTGCTTATAAAGAATTGAGTAGGACTCAGCTATAA
- the fusA gene encoding elongation factor G, producing the protein MARSHKLEDVRNIGIAAHIDAGKTTTTERILFYTGREHKIGEVHDGAATMDWMEQEQERGITITSAATTCEWAGKQINIIDTPGHVDFTIEVERSMRVLDGAVSVFCAVGGVQPQSETVWRQRNRYGVPSIVFVNKMDRTGANFYAVEEQIRTRLKGNPVPIQIPIGEEDNFLGVIDLVKMKAIVWDVDAAMGSNYHVEEIPANLLQKAQEYREKMIESISEVDGNEHLAEKYLEGEELSEDEIIAGIKAATIGMHIVPMTAGTSFKNKGVQTLLDAVVAYLPAPTECAPIKGTMMDDEDEEVIVPSTDSGEFASLAFKIMTDPFVGTLTFIRVYRGSLEAGSFVHNSTKDKKERIGRIVKMHAVKREDIKEIYAGEIGAVVGLKYTTTGDTLCSEADKVILERMTFPEPVISVAVEPKTKADQEKMGLALAKLAAEDPSFKVHTDEETGQTIISGMGELHLEILVDRMKREFKVEAEVGAPQVSYRETIRDTVNQEYKYAKQSGGRGAFGHVYLTIKPGDAGTGFVFHNEIKGGVIPKEYIPAVEKGCAETMSNGVLAGYPMEDIDITLYDGSYHEVDSNEMAFKLAASMGFKEGCRKARPAILEPLMKVEVEVPEDYMGDVIGDLNRRRGQVTNMGDRSGNKIVDAFVPLAEMFGYSTDLRSATQGRATYSMEFDHYEEVPKNVSEEIIKKRNG; encoded by the coding sequence ATGGCAAGATCACATAAATTAGAAGACGTTAGAAACATTGGTATTGCTGCTCACATTGATGCAGGTAAAACTACAACGACAGAAAGAATCCTTTTCTATACAGGTCGTGAGCACAAAATCGGAGAGGTTCATGATGGCGCTGCTACTATGGACTGGATGGAGCAAGAGCAAGAGCGTGGTATTACTATCACTTCTGCTGCAACTACATGTGAATGGGCTGGAAAGCAAATTAACATTATAGATACTCCAGGTCACGTTGACTTCACTATCGAAGTTGAGCGTTCAATGCGTGTTCTTGATGGTGCTGTTTCAGTTTTCTGTGCAGTTGGTGGTGTTCAGCCTCAATCTGAGACTGTTTGGAGACAAAGAAATCGTTATGGCGTACCATCGATTGTATTTGTTAACAAAATGGATAGAACAGGTGCAAACTTTTATGCAGTTGAAGAGCAGATTCGTACACGCCTTAAAGGTAATCCAGTTCCTATTCAGATACCAATAGGCGAAGAAGATAACTTCTTAGGTGTAATAGACCTTGTTAAGATGAAAGCAATTGTTTGGGATGTAGATGCTGCTATGGGTTCAAATTACCATGTAGAAGAGATTCCAGCAAATTTACTTCAAAAAGCACAAGAATATCGTGAAAAAATGATTGAATCTATCTCTGAAGTAGATGGTAACGAACACCTTGCAGAAAAATATTTAGAGGGTGAAGAGTTAAGCGAAGATGAGATTATTGCAGGTATTAAAGCTGCTACAATCGGTATGCACATTGTTCCAATGACAGCTGGTACATCATTTAAAAACAAAGGTGTTCAAACTCTTCTTGATGCAGTTGTTGCTTACCTTCCAGCTCCTACTGAGTGTGCTCCAATTAAGGGCACAATGATGGATGATGAAGATGAAGAAGTTATCGTCCCATCAACAGACAGTGGGGAGTTTGCATCACTAGCGTTTAAAATTATGACTGATCCATTCGTTGGAACGTTAACTTTTATTCGTGTATATCGTGGTTCACTTGAAGCTGGTTCATTCGTTCATAACTCTACTAAAGATAAAAAAGAGAGAATTGGGCGTATCGTAAAGATGCACGCTGTTAAACGTGAAGATATAAAAGAGATTTATGCTGGTGAAATCGGTGCAGTTGTTGGTTTGAAATATACAACTACTGGAGACACTTTGTGTTCAGAAGCTGATAAAGTTATATTAGAGCGTATGACATTCCCTGAGCCAGTTATCTCTGTAGCAGTTGAGCCAAAAACTAAAGCTGACCAAGAAAAAATGGGTCTAGCTTTAGCTAAACTTGCTGCTGAAGATCCATCTTTTAAAGTACATACTGATGAAGAAACAGGACAAACTATTATCTCTGGAATGGGTGAACTACACCTTGAAATTCTTGTTGACCGTATGAAGAGAGAGTTTAAGGTAGAAGCTGAAGTTGGCGCGCCACAAGTTTCTTACCGTGAAACTATTAGAGACACAGTTAACCAAGAGTACAAGTACGCTAAACAATCTGGTGGACGTGGTGCATTTGGACATGTATATCTTACAATCAAGCCAGGTGATGCTGGAACAGGTTTTGTATTCCATAACGAAATCAAAGGTGGGGTAATTCCAAAAGAGTATATTCCTGCAGTTGAAAAAGGTTGTGCTGAAACTATGAGTAATGGTGTTCTTGCAGGTTATCCTATGGAAGATATCGATATTACTCTATATGATGGTTCATACCATGAAGTTGACTCTAACGAGATGGCATTTAAACTTGCTGCTTCAATGGGATTCAAAGAGGGTTGTAGAAAAGCAAGACCTGCTATTTTAGAGCCACTTATGAAAGTTGAAGTTGAAGTTCCTGAGGACTATATGGGTGATGTTATCGGTGACTTAAATCGTCGTCGTGGACAAGTTACAAATATGGGAGATAGAAGCGGAAACAAAATAGTTGACGCATTTGTTCCTCTTGCTGAGATGTTTGGTTACTCAACTGACCTTCGTTCAGCTACTCAAGGACGTGCTACATACTCTATGGAATTTGATCACTATGAGGAAGTTCCAAAAAATGTGTCTGAAGAAATCATTAAAAAGAGAAATGGCTAA
- the rpsL gene encoding 30S ribosomal protein S12: protein MPTINQLIRKERQKVVKKSKSPALVSCPQRRGVCTRVYTTTPKKPNSALRKVAKVRLTSGFEVISYIMGEGHNLQEHSIVLVRGGRIKDLPGVKYHIVRGALDTAGVANRTVSRSKYGTKRPKVKK from the coding sequence ATGCCTACAATTAATCAATTGATTAGAAAAGAGCGTCAAAAAGTGGTTAAAAAATCAAAATCACCTGCTCTAGTATCATGTCCACAGCGTCGTGGAGTTTGTACTCGTGTTTACACAACTACACCAAAAAAACCTAACTCAGCTTTGAGAAAAGTTGCAAAAGTTCGTTTAACTTCTGGTTTTGAAGTTATTTCATATATCATGGGAGAGGGTCACAACCTTCAAGAGCACTCAATAGTTCTAGTTCGTGGTGGCCGTATTAAAGACTTACCAGGTGTTAAGTACCATATCGTTCGTGGTGCATTAGATACTGCTGGTGTTGCTAACCGTACTGTTTCTCGTTCTAAATATGGAACTAAGAGACCTAAAGTTAAAAAATAG
- the flgB gene encoding flagellar basal body rod protein FlgB: MSIQVSATHALAAKALDYRAIRQDMISSNIANADTPFYRPRDVRFEDTLAEQKAKILNLSIPKLSLAQTDSAHIPLKDEPDNSKAKTFFRDGHMARNDGNSVDLDVETTEMSKNSIMFNALVGAMKKDSGIFKGVIDASSKLS; the protein is encoded by the coding sequence ATGAGCATTCAAGTATCAGCAACACATGCGCTAGCTGCAAAAGCACTTGATTATAGAGCTATCAGACAAGATATGATTTCTTCGAATATTGCAAATGCTGACACTCCTTTTTACAGACCAAGAGATGTTCGTTTTGAAGATACTTTAGCAGAGCAAAAAGCTAAAATATTAAATCTCTCAATACCAAAACTCTCTTTAGCACAAACAGACTCTGCCCACATTCCACTCAAAGATGAACCAGACAATTCAAAAGCTAAAACATTTTTTAGAGATGGGCACATGGCTAGAAATGATGGCAACAGCGTTGATTTGGATGTAGAAACAACAGAAATGAGTAAAAACTCTATCATGTTTAACGCTCTTGTTGGTGCAATGAAAAAAGATTCAGGTATATTTAAAGGTGTTATTGACGCCTCTTCAAAATTAAGTTAA
- a CDS encoding type II secretion system protein — translation MKKAGFTMIELIFVIVILGILSAVALPKFIGVSQQAHDQKIRAFIGTLNRTVGPSMWAVSIADGTHFGSVTTMCDTTKNLEVYLDKIPEEVTLNACKFNAVSAAGGTFGINFQDGNATNAPTWIESNTTTGS, via the coding sequence ATGAAAAAAGCTGGTTTTACAATGATTGAACTAATCTTTGTTATCGTTATTTTAGGTATTTTATCTGCAGTTGCGTTACCAAAGTTTATAGGTGTGTCTCAACAAGCACATGACCAAAAAATTAGAGCGTTTATTGGTACTTTAAATAGAACTGTTGGACCATCAATGTGGGCTGTATCCATCGCAGATGGAACACATTTTGGTTCAGTTACTACAATGTGTGATACGACTAAAAATTTAGAGGTGTATCTTGATAAAATTCCAGAAGAAGTTACATTGAACGCTTGTAAATTTAATGCTGTTTCTGCTGCTGGTGGAACATTTGGCATAAATTTTCAAGATGGAAATGCAACAAATGCACCAACTTGGATTGAGTCTAATACAACAACAGGCTCATGA
- the rpsG gene encoding 30S ribosomal protein S7, with amino-acid sequence MRRRKAPVREIMPDPVYGSKVLTKFINKIMFDGKKSTAEKIIYSAMDIISSRGEKTGIDTFNEAIENIKPIIEVKSRRVGGATYQVPVEVRPVRQLSLAIRWLVDASRKRNERTMAERLANELMDASSDKGNAFKKKEDTYRMAEANKAFAHYRW; translated from the coding sequence ATGAGAAGAAGAAAAGCTCCCGTTCGTGAAATTATGCCAGATCCAGTTTATGGAAGCAAAGTTTTAACGAAATTTATAAATAAAATCATGTTTGATGGTAAAAAATCAACAGCTGAGAAAATCATATATAGCGCAATGGATATCATTAGTTCTCGTGGAGAAAAAACTGGTATAGATACTTTTAATGAAGCAATCGAAAACATTAAGCCTATTATAGAAGTTAAAAGTCGCCGTGTTGGTGGTGCTACTTATCAAGTTCCAGTAGAAGTGCGCCCAGTGCGTCAATTATCTCTAGCAATTAGATGGTTAGTTGATGCTTCTCGTAAAAGAAACGAGAGAACAATGGCTGAGAGATTGGCAAATGAGTTAATGGATGCGTCATCTGACAAAGGTAATGCATTTAAGAAAAAAGAGGATACTTACCGTATGGCTGAAGCAAATAAAGCATTTGCTCACTATCGCTGGTAA
- the prfB gene encoding peptide chain release factor 2 encodes MDNYEYTELLKNLSKKMSNITGVVEPDKLYKRVAQIDELENSQDFWNDSSNAALVQKDKTQCERKLKKYNLAKNAIDDAKELYEMAKEENDEDLIAECFNGAQHIEDLIRTMEIEVLLSEETDGNNAILSIHPGAGGTESQDWASILLRMYKRFAERRGWSVEVLDYQAGDEAGIKDVSLLISGENAYGYLKVENGIHRLVRISPFDSNAKRHTSFSSVMVSPEVDDDINIVIEDRDIRVDTYRSSGAGGQHVNKTESAIRITHIATGVVVQCQNDRSQHKNRATAMKMLKSRLYELELENQKAEIAGIAKSEIGWGHQIRSYVMQPYQQIKDTRSNIAYSNVSAILDGDIDKMIEDVLISQNRS; translated from the coding sequence ATGGATAACTACGAATATACAGAACTTTTAAAAAATCTCTCAAAAAAAATGAGCAATATAACAGGTGTTGTAGAACCTGATAAACTATATAAAAGAGTTGCCCAAATTGATGAACTTGAAAATTCACAAGATTTTTGGAATGATTCATCTAACGCCGCTTTAGTTCAAAAAGACAAAACACAATGTGAGCGAAAATTAAAGAAATATAATCTTGCAAAAAATGCTATTGATGATGCAAAAGAGCTTTATGAGATGGCAAAAGAGGAAAATGATGAGGATTTAATTGCAGAGTGTTTTAATGGCGCCCAACATATAGAAGACCTTATCCGTACAATGGAGATTGAAGTTTTACTAAGTGAAGAGACCGATGGCAATAATGCTATTCTTTCAATCCATCCTGGAGCTGGTGGAACTGAGAGCCAAGACTGGGCTTCTATACTTCTTAGAATGTATAAAAGATTTGCTGAGAGACGTGGATGGAGTGTTGAAGTTCTCGACTATCAAGCTGGTGATGAAGCAGGCATAAAAGATGTATCTCTGCTTATCTCAGGCGAGAACGCTTATGGCTATCTAAAAGTAGAAAATGGTATTCACAGACTTGTACGTATATCTCCATTTGATTCTAATGCAAAGAGACATACCTCTTTTAGCTCTGTAATGGTTTCACCAGAGGTTGATGATGACATAAATATAGTGATAGAAGACAGAGATATTCGTGTTGATACATATCGCTCAAGCGGTGCTGGCGGACAACATGTAAATAAAACAGAGTCTGCTATTAGAATAACTCATATAGCAACTGGTGTTGTTGTACAGTGTCAAAATGATAGAAGCCAACACAAGAACAGGGCTACTGCTATGAAGATGTTAAAGTCAAGACTCTATGAGTTAGAACTAGAGAATCAAAAAGCAGAAATTGCAGGTATAGCAAAAAGTGAAATAGGCTGGGGGCATCAAATACGCTCTTATGTTATGCAACCATATCAGCAGATAAAAGATACAAGAAGCAATATAGCATACTCAAATGTGAGTGCTATACTAGATGGAGACATAGACAAAATGATTGAGGATGTTCTTATATCTCAGAATCGTTCTTAG
- the flgC gene encoding flagellar basal body rod protein FlgC, giving the protein MSNFLNSFDISGYGLSAQRVRVNTISQNIANAQTTRTDEGGPYRRKEVVFKAIDFNQEFNKALNGMTESAKYEDPLDEGDFGKRVNPAIMSVVVDKISRDDKEPQKKYDPAHPDADANGYVAYPNINPVIEMADLVEATRSYQANVAAFESSKSIANSAISLLQ; this is encoded by the coding sequence ATGAGCAATTTTTTAAATAGTTTTGATATCAGTGGTTATGGTCTCTCTGCTCAGAGAGTCCGTGTAAATACTATCTCTCAAAATATAGCAAATGCGCAAACAACAAGAACTGATGAGGGTGGACCTTACAGAAGAAAAGAGGTTGTATTTAAAGCCATAGACTTCAATCAAGAGTTTAACAAAGCGCTAAATGGTATGACTGAGAGTGCAAAATATGAAGACCCACTAGATGAGGGAGATTTTGGTAAGAGAGTCAATCCTGCTATAATGAGCGTAGTTGTTGATAAAATTTCAAGAGACGATAAAGAGCCTCAAAAAAAATATGATCCAGCGCACCCTGATGCCGATGCAAATGGGTATGTTGCGTATCCAAATATTAATCCTGTTATAGAAATGGCCGATTTAGTGGAAGCAACTAGAAGTTATCAGGCAAATGTAGCCGCTTTTGAGAGTTCAAAAAGTATAGCAAACAGTGCTATTTCACTGTTACAATAA
- a CDS encoding arginyltransferase: protein MNILKEFETNDSCSYLKSKNQTTHYKIVDECSVLFSQELIERGYRRFGKVYFRPVCSNCDECKSIKIDVDNFIFSSSQKRVLKKASKIKSYIQKPSLSRAHLELFDKYHLYMREKKGWDYTPSSAQSYHSSFVDGHHDFGYEILYYYEDKLIGVDLIDVLNDGISSIYFYYDPAYSHYSLGRLSLYNQILFAKNSNKSWIYLGYYVKECPSLAYKAHYTPYLTLQDRPELFEEALWL from the coding sequence ATGAATATACTTAAAGAATTTGAAACTAATGATAGTTGTTCTTATCTAAAAAGCAAAAATCAGACCACTCACTATAAAATCGTTGATGAGTGCTCAGTTCTATTTTCTCAAGAGCTAATTGAGAGAGGTTATAGAAGATTTGGGAAGGTCTATTTTAGACCAGTATGCAGCAACTGCGATGAGTGCAAAAGCATAAAAATAGACGTAGATAACTTCATATTCTCCTCTTCTCAAAAAAGAGTGCTAAAAAAAGCATCAAAAATTAAAAGCTATATACAAAAGCCATCTCTTAGCAGAGCTCATCTTGAACTTTTTGATAAATATCACCTCTACATGAGAGAGAAAAAAGGGTGGGATTATACACCATCCTCAGCACAAAGCTACCACAGCTCATTTGTAGATGGACACCATGATTTTGGTTATGAAATACTCTACTATTATGAAGATAAATTAATTGGAGTTGATCTTATTGATGTTTTAAATGATGGAATCTCATCTATATACTTCTACTATGATCCCGCCTATTCACACTACTCTCTTGGACGACTCTCTCTTTATAATCAAATACTCTTTGCAAAAAATAGTAATAAGAGTTGGATATATTTAGGTTATTATGTAAAAGAGTGCCCTTCCCTTGCATATAAAGCGCATTATACTCCATATTTGACACTTCAAGATAGACCCGAACTTTTTGAAGAGGCTCTTTGGTTATAA
- a CDS encoding peptidoglycan D,D-transpeptidase FtsI family protein has protein sequence MNSQNKSKKIFILYALLVGGFLLFLAVMLINTLKARDLPSLYTKNTSKATRGSIISADGFHIATTVKLYKAIVNTHYIDSKKADLFVKLFSIYSEIPPLEIEKKLRQKGVVVLSYNIPQKQAQYLKQLSYELRRLKVFIERKNPITGKTSLHALNIIESGESREYSYGNLLTPIIGYPHKAEDDGYTYIKGVKGLEKRFENELQAKQDELSQGLRDVNSYIIFNKNSFTKQEINGLDVKLNIPVSLQIRVEKMLDVMQEDLRAKEIMLAVMNSTNGEILAMASSNRFLPKEIKTSDYPSLNSSMIEYSFEPGSVIKTITFSLLLDKGLVNPYDMVNGHNGRFVIGNKTITDEHRFDWLSAENTIVHSSNVGIAQLAQKLSGGEFNQGLIDFGFSKPSTPDLVYERVGSIPSATQLNSEIYKATCSYGYGIRVNLMQLIRAYSAYSNNGKMVTPKIVHSFIDNYKRELLIPNEEQVQVIKSTTAQRMKDILIKTVNEGTGTKAKTEGLEVGGKTGTAHIVEDGKYVNEYNTAFVGFANDEKSKYTIGVIVIKPKKSQFAAQTAVPVFKKIIDLLVEESYLKPNIIEQPSTPEASLN, from the coding sequence ATGAATAGCCAAAATAAAAGTAAAAAAATATTTATCCTCTACGCTCTTCTTGTTGGAGGTTTTTTACTGTTTTTGGCTGTAATGCTTATAAATACGCTAAAAGCTCGTGATCTGCCCTCTCTTTATACAAAAAATACATCAAAAGCAACTCGTGGCTCCATTATAAGTGCTGATGGTTTTCATATTGCGACAACTGTAAAACTCTATAAAGCGATTGTAAATACACACTATATTGATTCTAAAAAAGCAGATTTATTTGTAAAACTTTTTAGTATATACTCAGAGATACCGCCTCTTGAGATAGAGAAAAAATTGCGTCAAAAAGGTGTTGTCGTTCTTAGTTACAATATTCCCCAAAAGCAAGCGCAATATCTTAAGCAACTCTCATACGAGCTAAGACGACTAAAAGTTTTTATTGAGAGAAAAAATCCAATTACTGGCAAAACCTCACTACATGCTCTTAACATAATAGAAAGCGGAGAGAGTAGAGAGTACTCGTATGGCAACCTTTTAACCCCAATAATTGGCTATCCGCATAAAGCAGAAGATGATGGATATACATATATTAAGGGTGTTAAAGGTCTAGAGAAAAGGTTTGAAAACGAACTTCAGGCAAAACAAGATGAGCTAAGCCAAGGATTGAGAGATGTTAATAGCTATATCATTTTCAATAAAAACAGTTTTACAAAACAGGAGATAAATGGACTTGATGTAAAACTAAACATCCCTGTCTCTCTTCAGATTCGAGTTGAAAAGATGCTAGATGTTATGCAAGAGGATCTTAGAGCAAAAGAGATTATGCTCGCTGTTATGAACTCTACAAACGGAGAGATTCTTGCAATGGCAAGTTCAAATAGATTTCTTCCAAAAGAGATAAAAACAAGTGATTATCCATCCTTAAATAGCTCTATGATTGAGTATAGTTTTGAGCCAGGAAGTGTTATTAAAACTATAACTTTTTCACTTCTTTTAGATAAAGGTCTTGTAAATCCTTATGACATGGTAAATGGTCATAATGGACGTTTTGTAATTGGAAATAAGACTATAACTGATGAACATAGATTTGATTGGTTAAGCGCCGAGAACACTATCGTACACTCATCCAACGTAGGAATTGCTCAACTTGCACAAAAGCTCTCTGGCGGAGAGTTCAATCAAGGTCTTATAGATTTTGGCTTTTCTAAACCTTCTACTCCAGATTTAGTATATGAGAGAGTTGGTTCAATCCCAAGCGCAACGCAGTTAAACAGTGAAATATACAAAGCTACATGTTCATATGGATATGGAATACGTGTAAACTTAATGCAACTTATTCGTGCCTATAGTGCTTATAGCAACAATGGGAAAATGGTAACTCCTAAAATAGTCCACTCATTTATAGATAACTACAAAAGGGAACTTCTTATTCCAAATGAGGAGCAAGTTCAAGTTATTAAAAGTACAACAGCACAAAGAATGAAAGATATATTAATAAAAACTGTAAATGAAGGAACAGGAACAAAAGCCAAAACTGAAGGACTTGAGGTTGGGGGCAAAACTGGAACTGCACATATAGTTGAAGATGGAAAATATGTTAATGAATATAACACTGCTTTTGTCGGTTTTGCAAATGATGAAAAGAGTAAATACACAATTGGTGTTATTGTCATAAAACCAAAAAAAAGCCAGTTTGCCGCACAAACCGCAGTACCTGTCTTTAAAAAAATTATAGATCTTTTGGTTGAAGAGAGTTACTTAAAGCCAAATATTATCGAGCAGCCTAGTACTCCCGAGGCTAGCCTCAACTAA